The following DNA comes from Sandaracinaceae bacterium.
GTCTATGTCGACGTGCACCGCGCTGCGGCGGACGCGGCGACGCGCCGGGGCGATGCCTTCGCTCGCGCTTGGTGCGAGCTGCTGGCCCTGGACTGCGAGGCGGACGTCGGAGAGCCCGATGCGCGCGTCCTCGCGGCCGCCAGCGATGCCCTGTGCGCCGACCTCTGGTCGGTCCGTGAGCCTGCGCCGCCCCTAGCGGCAGCGACGTCCCGCGCAACGAACGATGGGAGCCTGTCGCGGCGCCCACCGCCCGCCGCTTCCGACCTGCGCGCCCTCCGCTTGTCAGGCGCGCAGTTCGAGGTGCTGGCGGCCGTCGAAGGCGAGGCTACCCGGACCGGTCTGGATGCGGAGGATGTGGCATGGCAGGGGGCGTGCGCCCGGATGCACCTTTGCGCCGACACCGCACCCGTCCGCGAGCACCTCACGCGCTGGGAGGCCGCGCTCGCCGCTGCACCCGAGGTCTTTCAAGACCGACGTGCGTGGGTGGCGCTCTACGCGCACTCGGAACCGAAGAAGTTCGCGGCGGAGCGCACCGCCGAGTGGCTCCCGGAGCGACGTACGGGTTTGGTCACGGAGGCCGTCGAGCAGTTGGGGGCGCTGCGGGAGGTGGACACGCCCATGCACCTCCGCTTGCTCGACGGGGGCCAGGCGCTGAGCGCCTTGGCGGACAAGGTGCGGCCACTCGAACTGCAGCTGGCGTTCCTCTCCGGCATGGCGCGTTGGCTGGTGCAGGCCAAGCGCCCTACGTTCGTGCGGGTCGTACTCGACGCCTATCGCCGGCTCTCGAGGCGCGCGAGCAGGGGCGCCTGCGAGGACGTACTGGGCTTCATCGCCGACATCGACGCGGGCGTGTGGTCACGGGCGGCCGACCCGGTGATCGTGAGAACGGGGGGCAGCCGTGGGGCGCGCGTGCGGCTCACCACCAGCATGGTGGCGGACCTCATCGCACAGCTCGGCGTCAGCCGCACGCGGCAACTCTTCGAGCCAGCCGACCGCACGAAGCGCCTGCGGGCTCTCGAGCGCAGCGCGCTCACGCGGGCCGCGGTCCGCCAGCTGGACAGCCTCAAGGGTCCGCTGATGAAGGTCGCCCAGCACCTCAGCTACGCGGGCTGGGACACCGACCCCGAGACGGACCGGCAGCTCGCCGCGCTGCGCGACCACAGCGCGCCCGTGCCCACGGCGGACATCCGAGCGGCCCTGCGCGCGGAGCTCGGACTGCGCGCCAAGCGCTTGATCGACACGCTCTCGGAGCGGCCGCTCGGCGTGGGCAGCATTGGGCAGGTGCATGGTGCGCAGCTGCCGGATGGCACCGAGGTCGCGGTGAAGGTGCGCTTCCCCGGGATCCGCGCCGCCATCCACAGCGACCTGGCCGTGCTCGGTCTCCTCGTGCCCGTGGCGCACATCCTGCGTCCGAAGGTGCGCTGGCGCGCCGTGCTCGACGAGCTCAGGAGCACGCTTCTTTCGGAGTGTGACTACCAGCGCGAGGCGGTCGTCCAGGCAGCGTTTCTGCGGCACTTCGCGGCCGACCCGGTCATCCGCGTGCCGCGCGTGTTCCCCGACTGGTGCTCGGATGGCGTGCTGACCACCGAGCGGGTGTACGGGACGTCGCTCGCGTCGTTCGCGGAAGACGCGCCTTACACCGAGCGCAGCGACGTCGCCCAAGCGCTGCTCCGCTTGTTGTTCGGGTTCGTGGACGACGAGTACACCTTCTGCGATCCCCACCCGGGCAACTTCCTTGTGACGGACGAGCACCTCGTGGTGCTCGACTTCGGCTGCGTTCAGCGCTGGGACCCCGAGCATCGCCTACGCTGGGTGCGCCTCGGGCGCGCCATGATGGAGGCGGACGAGGCCGGCATGCGGCGCGGCATCCGCGAGCTCGGCTTCCCGGTGGACCCCGACCACTTCGACTACGAGGAGTACGTCCAGCGCTTCCACACCAGCTTCTACACGAGCGCCGCGGACGAGGGGGGTGTGCCCATGCTCTCGGCCAGCGTGGTCAGCCAGCAGCTGGCGGACTTCCTCTCTCGCAAGAGCGTCAACTACCACAACCTGCAGATGCCCCCCGAGCTCGTGTTCGGGCTGCGCGCCTACTACGGGACGATGTACGTGCTCGCCCTGCTGCGCACCGGAGTCGACTCGTCCTCCGAGTCGTTCCGGGCCGCGGTGGAGGCCACCGTCGCGGCCGCCGAGGCGCGGGCGAGCTGACCTCGGGGTCTCGCCCGCCCAACAGGTCAGCGGTTGCGCCGACGCGCGACTCCCACGCACAACGCGAGGCCCATGCACAGCAGCGCGGCGCTCGGGGCCTCACGCGTGGGGACCAGGGAGCAGCCGGCCCCACCCGACGTCGAGCCCATGCCCGTGTCCACGCCGGCGCCTGCATCGACAGGTGGTGTGCCCATGTCTCCAACGGGAGGCACGCCTGCGTCGGGGTCCACCGTCATCCCTGCGTCGGGGTCGCCCGTGCCCGCGTCCGGGTCCACCATCATGCCTGCGTCCACGACGCACGCCGCGCTGTCCACCGTGCCGTCGCAGTCGTCGTCCACGCCGTTGCACGTCTCTGCGGCAGCGGGGTTCACCCCGTTCGTGGCGTCGTCGCAGTCCACCGTGGACCCGTCCCCTGCTCGAAGGCAGTAGCCGTCCGTGTCGGCGTCGCCG
Coding sequences within:
- a CDS encoding AarF/ABC1/UbiB kinase family protein, translated to MTLGSEPAFSLRAYEDAVARGQAADATLEVVVRCLASLRVAEERTTVERLQRQAVHALEARGVRPRRSRAGRVYVDVHRAAADAATRRGDAFARAWCELLALDCEADVGEPDARVLAAASDALCADLWSVREPAPPLAAATSRATNDGSLSRRPPPAASDLRALRLSGAQFEVLAAVEGEATRTGLDAEDVAWQGACARMHLCADTAPVREHLTRWEAALAAAPEVFQDRRAWVALYAHSEPKKFAAERTAEWLPERRTGLVTEAVEQLGALREVDTPMHLRLLDGGQALSALADKVRPLELQLAFLSGMARWLVQAKRPTFVRVVLDAYRRLSRRASRGACEDVLGFIADIDAGVWSRAADPVIVRTGGSRGARVRLTTSMVADLIAQLGVSRTRQLFEPADRTKRLRALERSALTRAAVRQLDSLKGPLMKVAQHLSYAGWDTDPETDRQLAALRDHSAPVPTADIRAALRAELGLRAKRLIDTLSERPLGVGSIGQVHGAQLPDGTEVAVKVRFPGIRAAIHSDLAVLGLLVPVAHILRPKVRWRAVLDELRSTLLSECDYQREAVVQAAFLRHFAADPVIRVPRVFPDWCSDGVLTTERVYGTSLASFAEDAPYTERSDVAQALLRLLFGFVDDEYTFCDPHPGNFLVTDEHLVVLDFGCVQRWDPEHRLRWVRLGRAMMEADEAGMRRGIRELGFPVDPDHFDYEEYVQRFHTSFYTSAADEGGVPMLSASVVSQQLADFLSRKSVNYHNLQMPPELVFGLRAYYGTMYVLALLRTGVDSSSESFRAAVEATVAAAEARAS